The following proteins are encoded in a genomic region of Cydia fagiglandana chromosome 26, ilCydFagi1.1, whole genome shotgun sequence:
- the LOC134677406 gene encoding LOW QUALITY PROTEIN: guanine nucleotide-binding protein-like 1 (The sequence of the model RefSeq protein was modified relative to this genomic sequence to represent the inferred CDS: deleted 1 base in 1 codon) — MPQARRKTPFSGKAKKQQLQSKKQNKTLLLSTTSGESGQDVMSVNYQPSRGGRNCNRYALKFFRESDAELKMKKEDALKALNPVPESELEVEPHAFFPEDLAFPKRPPWDFSMSPAQLDAQEHKYFTEYINSLQATEYWKQMSYFELNLETWRQLWRVLEMCDILLLIVDVRFAGMMFPPSLYQHVMAQQKDMILVLNKVDLVPAAAVVAWRKYLTETCPGLRVVYFTSCPGYNLNGATSDKAGLQVRRRRGRQRMCAEGASKLLEACKELVGSDVDLSSWEKKIREETDVEFDYDDQAEVGETILQEADTSYYKHEKYKSGVLTIGCVGQPNVGKSSLMNAIMGRKVVSVSKTPGHTKHFQTIFLTPQVRLCDCPGLVFPSLVPRPVQILMGAYPIAQLREPYTTIRYLGERLDLPSLLRIDHPENDDTWSPRDICDGWAKKKGYLTAKAARLDTYRAANSLLRMALDGKICLWLRPPGYTANKELFETADELKYVKWVQALTSESAQPQPATSESSDETDTQTDADDSDSSGVEDIAVANKFAALGHD, encoded by the exons ATGCCACAGGCGCGGCGTAAGACGCCGTTCAGCGGCAAAGCGAAGAAGCAGCAACTGCAGTCTAAGAAACAGAATAAAACGTTATTGCTCTCCA CCACATCAGGGGAGTCCGGGCAGGATGTGATGTCGGTGAACTACCAGCCGTCGAGGGGCGGCAGGAACTGCAACAGATATGCTCTCAAGTTCTTCAGGGAGAGTGATGCGGAGCTCAAGATGAAGAAGGAGGATGCTTT GAAAGCCCTGAACCCCGTCCCGGAGTCGGAGCTGGAAGTGGAACCCCATGCATTCTTCCCCGAGGACCTGGCCTTTCCCAAGCGGCCTCCGTGGGACTTCAGCATGTCTCCGGCACAGCTGGACGCTCAGGAGCATAAATATTTTACG GAGTACATAAACAGCCTCCAAGCTACAGAGTACTGGAAGCAGATGTCCTACTTTGAGCTCAACCTGGAGACCTGGAGACAGCTCTGGAGGGTGCTGGAGATGTGCGACATACTTCTGCTCATAGTTGACGTTCGGTTCGCG ggCATGATGTTC CCCCCCTCCCTCTACCAGCACGTGATGGCCCAGCAGAAGGACATGATCCTGGTGCTCAACAAGGTGGACTTAGTGCCGGCGGCCGCGGTGGTCGCCTGGAGGAAGTACCTCACTGAGACGTGCCCCGGACTCCGGGTTGTGTACTTCACTTCGTGTCCGGGGTACAATTTGAATGGGGCCACTAGTGACAAGGCGG GCCTCCAAGTGCGTCGTAGGCGCGGCCGCCAACGCATGTGCGCTGAAGGCGCCTCCAAACTCCTGGAGGCGTGCAAGGAGCTGGTCGGCTCCGATGTGGACCTCAGCTCTTGGGAGAAGAAGATACGGGAGGAGACTGATGTGGAGTTCGATTATGACGACCAGGCTGAAGTCG GCGAAACAATCCTCCAAGAAGCAGACACCTCATACTACAAACACGAGAAGTACAAAAGCGGCGTCCTAACCATCGGCTGCGTGGGGCAGCCGAACGTGGGCAAATCCTCGCTCATGAACGCCATAATGGGCCGTAAAGTGGTCTCCGTGTCGAAGACCCCGGGTCACACGAAGCATTTCCAGACCATATTCCTGACACCACAG GTCCGCTTGTGCGACTGTCCCGGTCTGGTCTTCCCATCGTTGGTGCCGCGGCCCGTTCAGATACTTATGGGCGCGTATCCCATCGCGCAGCTGCGGGAACCCTACACCACTATCAG ATATCTAGGCGAAAGGCTAGACCTCCCATCGCTGCTCCGTATAGACCACCCAGAGAACGACGACACATGGTCTCCGAGAGACATCTGCGACGGGTGGGCGAAGAAAAAAGGTTATCTCACCGCTAAAGCTGCCAG ACTGGACACGTATCGAGCAGCGAACAGCCTCCTGCGCATGGCGCTCGACGGCAAGATCTGCCTGTGGCTGCGCCCGCCCGGCTACACGGCTAATAAAG AATTGTTCGAGACAGCCGACGAGCTGAAATACGTGAAATGGGTCCAAGCGCTCACATCGGAATCGGCGCAGCCGCAGCCCGCGACAAGCGAGAGCTCGGACGAGAcggacacacagacagacgcggatGACAGCGACAGCAGTGGGGTGGAAGATATCGCTGTTGCTAATAAGTTCGCCGCTTTAGGGCACGACTag